One window of the Flavobacteriales bacterium genome contains the following:
- the dprA gene encoding DNA-protecting protein DprA — translation MTESTLLYQLALSQIPMVGSVLAKNLVGYCGSVEAIFSESLNGLKKIPGIGEAIAKSVYNFKDFEPLQKEVEFISRHHIKTHFFTEKTYPYKLKQIADAPILLFQKGDFADFENRSLAIVGTRKCSAFGRDITHQIVADLKTYNPTIYSGLAYGVDAFAHKAAVNNNLKTIGVLAHGLDRIYPATHSNLANEMIENGGALITEYKSETNPDRENFPTRNRIVAGLVDAVLVVETAIKGGSMITANLAFGYDRDVFAIPNRPGDDKTAGCNYLIKNNKATLVESAADIAFALGWDIETKKTTKQTTLFVELTTDEQIIVDSLKTNGVLSIDSLSNRTDFSASKLAFLLLELEFKNVVRNLPGKQFELA, via the coding sequence ATGACTGAATCAACGCTGTTGTATCAACTTGCACTGAGCCAAATACCCATGGTAGGCTCTGTTTTAGCTAAAAATTTGGTTGGTTATTGTGGCAGTGTTGAAGCCATTTTTTCAGAATCTTTAAACGGCTTAAAAAAAATTCCCGGCATTGGTGAGGCAATTGCCAAATCAGTTTATAATTTTAAAGATTTTGAGCCATTGCAAAAAGAGGTTGAATTTATAAGTAGGCACCATATCAAAACACATTTTTTTACCGAAAAAACATACCCTTATAAGCTAAAACAGATTGCAGATGCCCCCATTCTATTGTTTCAAAAGGGCGATTTTGCAGATTTTGAAAACCGCTCGTTGGCTATTGTTGGCACTCGCAAATGCAGTGCTTTTGGCAGAGACATTACCCATCAAATCGTTGCTGATTTAAAAACATACAACCCCACAATATACAGCGGATTGGCATACGGGGTAGATGCTTTTGCACATAAAGCTGCGGTAAACAACAACCTCAAAACAATTGGTGTGTTGGCACATGGGTTGGATAGAATTTATCCGGCCACGCACTCGAATTTGGCCAATGAAATGATTGAAAATGGTGGTGCACTTATCACAGAATACAAAAGCGAGACAAATCCGGATAGAGAGAATTTTCCGACACGAAACAGAATTGTGGCGGGCTTGGTAGATGCCGTTTTGGTAGTAGAAACAGCCATTAAAGGTGGCTCAATGATAACGGCTAATCTTGCATTTGGATATGACCGAGATGTTTTTGCCATACCAAACCGCCCGGGCGATGATAAAACGGCCGGTTGCAATTATCTGATAAAAAACAACAAAGCTACATTGGTAGAAAGTGCCGCCGATATTGCCTTTGCATTGGGATGGGACATCGAAACCAAGAAAACGACCAAACAAACGACTTTGTTTGTAGAACTTACAACCGACGAACAAATAATAGTGGATAGCTTGAAAACAAATGGGGTACTCAGCATTGATTCGCTGTCGAACCGAACCGATTTTTCTGCCAGCAAATTGGCTTTTCTTTTATTGGAACTCGAATTTAAAAATGTTGTCCGAAATTTGCCCGGAAAACAATTTGAATTGGCGTGA
- a CDS encoding type II toxin-antitoxin system VapC family toxin, protein MNYLLDTHALIWFLNGDNQLPTKSKNIIKKLDNKCYVSIASIWEIAIKISLNKLYLNGGFGEIAKIITKYDFELLPITIEHIAGIIDLDFYHRDPFDRIIVAQGIIENIPIITKDENFEKYDVEVVWS, encoded by the coding sequence ATGAATTATTTGTTAGATACGCATGCCTTAATTTGGTTTCTAAATGGAGACAATCAGCTACCTACAAAATCAAAAAACATAATCAAAAAACTTGATAATAAGTGCTATGTTAGTATTGCTTCAATATGGGAAATTGCTATTAAAATATCACTCAATAAGTTGTACTTGAACGGTGGATTTGGAGAAATAGCCAAGATAATTACCAAATACGACTTTGAACTATTACCCATTACGATAGAGCATATTGCTGGAATTATTGACCTTGATTTTTATCACAGAGACCCATTTGATCGAATCATTGTTGCACAAGGAATTATAGAAAATATTCCGATAATAACCAAAGATGAAAATTTCGAAAAATATGATGTAGAAGTGGTATGGAGTTAA
- a CDS encoding DUF2281 domain-containing protein, with amino-acid sequence MDNIQLYTEISKLPAALKQEVKDFVDFLKSKGKSKIEVKQREFGCAKGMFNMPDNFDDALEDFKEYMQ; translated from the coding sequence ATCCAACTTTACACTGAAATTAGTAAACTTCCAGCGGCACTAAAGCAGGAAGTAAAGGATTTTGTGGATTTTTTAAAATCAAAAGGCAAGTCAAAAATTGAAGTAAAACAACGAGAATTTGGTTGTGCCAAGGGAATGTTCAACATGCCTGATAATTTTGATGATGCTTTAGAAGATTTTAAAGAGTATATGCAATAA
- a CDS encoding S-adenosylmethionine:tRNA ribosyltransferase-isomerase has protein sequence MKISDFDYDLPTDLVAQHPLKNRSDSKLLIYKDNQISHYHFHDLPHFLPENSWIIFNNTKVIPARIFAKKATGAVIQLFLLNPVTPSTDVERVLKIKDSKIAWQCLVGNAKKWKDGEVLVVQMENFGLSAKLLDRAKMIVEFDWDAEISFSEVIEKIGNMPLPPYIKRAEEVEDKGRYQTVFAKNDGAVAAPTAGLHFTQNIIDQLNQKHINTAEVTLHVGAGTFKPVDEELVWKHPMHNEFFSVSIEQLQKIANSNYRIATGTTTLRTLESLYWCGVKLSKGEAEPFFVEQHYPYRKDSTISFEESIKQVIDYAFKNDLSSIHGSSELMIMPGYTIRSINALITNFHLPKSTLLLLVSALVGSDWKNIYDEAKNNQYRFLSYGDSSLLFAKT, from the coding sequence ATAAAAATATCCGACTTTGACTATGATTTGCCCACCGATTTGGTGGCACAGCATCCGCTTAAAAACCGCAGCGATTCAAAGCTTTTGATTTATAAAGACAATCAAATAAGTCATTATCATTTTCATGATTTGCCCCATTTTTTGCCCGAAAACTCATGGATTATTTTCAACAATACCAAAGTTATTCCGGCACGAATATTTGCCAAAAAAGCTACAGGGGCGGTTATTCAATTGTTTTTACTAAATCCTGTTACGCCCTCCACCGATGTGGAGCGTGTGCTAAAAATTAAAGACTCCAAAATTGCTTGGCAATGTCTTGTTGGAAATGCCAAAAAGTGGAAAGATGGTGAAGTTTTGGTTGTTCAAATGGAAAATTTTGGGTTATCTGCCAAACTTTTGGATAGAGCTAAAATGATTGTCGAATTTGATTGGGATGCGGAAATAAGTTTTTCGGAAGTGATTGAAAAAATTGGCAATATGCCGCTGCCCCCATATATAAAAAGAGCTGAAGAGGTTGAGGACAAAGGCAGGTATCAAACCGTTTTTGCGAAAAACGATGGAGCAGTGGCCGCCCCAACAGCCGGGCTTCATTTTACTCAAAATATCATTGACCAGCTCAACCAAAAACACATTAACACCGCTGAAGTTACCTTACATGTAGGAGCAGGAACTTTTAAACCTGTTGATGAAGAATTGGTTTGGAAACATCCAATGCACAATGAATTTTTTAGTGTATCGATAGAGCAACTACAAAAAATAGCCAATTCAAACTATAGAATTGCTACTGGAACTACCACCTTGCGAACATTGGAATCTCTTTATTGGTGTGGTGTTAAACTATCAAAAGGAGAAGCGGAACCTTTTTTTGTGGAACAACACTATCCTTATCGAAAGGATAGTACCATTTCGTTTGAAGAATCTATAAAACAAGTAATAGATTACGCCTTCAAAAATGATTTATCATCAATACATGGCAGCAGCGAATTAATGATTATGCCTGGTTATACAATCCGTTCGATAAACGCTTTGATAACGAATTTTCATTTACCCAAGTCAACCTTGCTTCTGCTGGTATCGGCCTTGGTTGGCAGTGATTGGAAAAATATTTATGACGAAGCAAAGAACAATCAATATCGTTTTTTGAGTTATGGCGACAGTAGCTTACTCTTTGCTAAAACCTAA
- a CDS encoding pirin family protein: MREISTIIPAEKVNMGGNIIDQPLPVSELEMHDPFLLIHHWKHELLGNRKQQDLGVGPHPHRGFSPVTIIFDGAVHHRDSRGNDSVVQSGGTQWMNAGMGITHSERPSKELAENGGMFEFIQFWVNSPANLKMKQPEYQALDESKIPVFCSDDERASIQIIAGEQFGMKGPTKVDWPLLILRLDLKKGGKILLDIPSDFNALFYNLDGNVTINSGKRVFMKDMAVFEKSEETEILIEANDVTRAILLAGKPINEPVASYGPFVMNNETQLMQALRDAQMGKMGILIEEF, translated from the coding sequence ATGCGAGAGATTAGTACCATTATTCCAGCAGAAAAAGTAAATATGGGAGGCAATATTATCGACCAACCTCTTCCAGTGAGCGAATTAGAAATGCACGATCCGTTTTTGCTTATTCACCATTGGAAACACGAGCTTCTTGGCAATCGGAAACAACAAGATTTGGGTGTTGGGCCTCATCCGCATCGGGGCTTTTCTCCGGTTACTATCATTTTTGATGGAGCTGTGCATCATAGAGACAGTCGAGGAAACGATTCGGTGGTTCAATCGGGCGGTACGCAGTGGATGAATGCGGGCATGGGCATTACCCATAGCGAACGCCCCAGCAAGGAATTGGCCGAAAATGGCGGTATGTTTGAATTTATTCAGTTTTGGGTTAATTCCCCTGCGAATTTAAAAATGAAACAACCTGAATATCAAGCATTAGATGAGTCTAAAATTCCTGTTTTCTGTTCTGATGACGAAAGAGCATCTATCCAAATAATAGCTGGCGAGCAGTTTGGAATGAAGGGGCCTACAAAAGTGGATTGGCCGCTTCTCATTTTAAGGCTGGATTTAAAAAAAGGTGGAAAAATTTTATTGGATATTCCGTCAGATTTCAATGCCTTATTTTACAATTTGGATGGAAATGTTACGATAAACAGTGGTAAACGCGTATTTATGAAAGATATGGCCGTATTTGAGAAAAGTGAAGAAACCGAAATTTTGATAGAGGCCAACGACGTAACAAGGGCTATTTTGTTGGCCGGAAAACCTATTAACGAACCAGTGGCAAGCTATGGACCGTTTGTAATGAACAATGAAACCCAGCTTATGCAGGCACTTCGAGATGCTCAAATGGGCAAGATGGGCATTTTAATTGAGGAGTTTTAG